From one Tsukamurella tyrosinosolvens genomic stretch:
- the nuoI gene encoding NADH-quinone oxidoreductase subunit NuoI, producing the protein MADPLGLAGFGVTLRTMFTKPVTENYPEEKSETAGRYHGRHQLNRYADGLEKCIGCELCAWSCPADAIYVEGADNTEEERYSPGERYGRTYQINYLRCIGCGLCVEACPTRALTMTNDYEMADRDRGALIYDKDDLLAPLHEGEQPPPHAMREGLTAADYYRGSVDS; encoded by the coding sequence ATGGCTGATCCCCTCGGCCTCGCCGGGTTCGGCGTGACCCTGCGGACGATGTTCACCAAGCCGGTCACCGAGAACTATCCGGAGGAGAAGTCGGAGACCGCCGGCCGCTATCACGGTCGGCACCAGCTGAACCGGTACGCCGACGGGCTGGAGAAGTGCATCGGTTGCGAGCTGTGCGCGTGGAGTTGCCCGGCGGACGCGATCTACGTGGAGGGCGCCGACAACACCGAGGAGGAGCGGTACTCGCCCGGCGAGCGCTACGGTCGGACGTACCAGATCAACTACCTGCGGTGCATCGGCTGCGGCCTGTGCGTGGAGGCCTGTCCGACGCGCGCGCTGACGATGACGAACGACTACGAGATGGCGGACCGGGACCGCGGCGCGCTGATCTACGACAAGGACGACCTGCTGGCGCCGCTGCACGAGGGCGAACAGCCTCCCCCGCACGCGATGCGCGAGGGCCTCACCGCGGCCGACTACTACC
- the nuoH gene encoding NADH-quinone oxidoreductase subunit NuoH, with the protein MTLALGPHDPVDLSAFGRDPWWLILIKAVAIFAFLVLTVLAAILIERKVMARMQHRYGPNRLGPFGVLQSLADGIKLALKEGITPAGVDKPVYLLAPIIATIPAFMAFAVIPFGPQVSVFGTWTPLQLTDLPVAVLYILAITSIGVYGIVLAGWSSGSTYPLLGGLRSTAQVISYEVAMGLSFAAVFLYAGTMATSGIVARQEGTWYVFLLLPSFVVYVVSMVGETNRAPFDLPEAEGELVGGFHTEYSSLKFAMFMLAEYVNMTTVSALATTLFLGGWHAPWPLNLWEGANTGWWPVVWFVGKVWCFLFAFIWLRTTLPRLRYDQFMRFGWQLLIPTALAWVLVAGAVQAWALAGHSTTVLAPVVSLLFTLAVLAVLVARHRRQKAPEPGPDPETFSLPFDPMAGGFPVPPMPGQYLSEPARRALPREADAKEASHG; encoded by the coding sequence ATGACGCTCGCCCTCGGACCGCACGACCCCGTCGACCTCTCCGCCTTCGGCCGGGACCCGTGGTGGCTGATCCTGATCAAGGCCGTGGCGATCTTCGCCTTCCTCGTGCTGACGGTGCTCGCCGCGATCCTCATCGAGCGCAAGGTCATGGCCCGGATGCAGCACCGGTACGGGCCGAACCGGCTGGGCCCGTTCGGCGTCCTGCAGTCCCTCGCGGACGGCATCAAGTTGGCCCTCAAGGAGGGCATCACGCCCGCCGGCGTCGACAAGCCCGTCTACCTGCTGGCCCCGATCATCGCCACCATCCCCGCGTTCATGGCCTTCGCCGTGATCCCGTTCGGGCCGCAGGTGTCCGTGTTCGGGACGTGGACGCCGTTGCAGCTCACCGATCTTCCGGTCGCGGTGCTGTACATCCTGGCGATCACCAGCATCGGCGTCTACGGCATCGTGCTGGCCGGCTGGTCGTCCGGCTCCACGTACCCGCTGCTCGGCGGGCTGCGCTCCACGGCCCAGGTGATCAGCTACGAGGTGGCGATGGGCCTCTCGTTCGCCGCCGTCTTCCTCTACGCGGGCACCATGGCCACGTCGGGGATCGTCGCCCGGCAGGAGGGCACCTGGTACGTCTTCCTGCTGCTGCCCTCGTTCGTCGTCTACGTGGTCTCCATGGTCGGCGAGACGAACCGAGCGCCGTTCGACCTGCCCGAGGCCGAGGGCGAGCTGGTGGGCGGCTTCCACACCGAGTACAGCTCGCTGAAGTTTGCGATGTTCATGCTCGCGGAGTACGTGAACATGACCACGGTCTCGGCCCTCGCGACCACCCTGTTCCTCGGCGGCTGGCACGCACCCTGGCCGCTGAACCTATGGGAGGGCGCGAACACCGGATGGTGGCCGGTGGTCTGGTTCGTGGGCAAGGTGTGGTGCTTCCTGTTCGCCTTCATCTGGTTGCGCACCACGCTGCCGCGCCTGCGGTACGACCAGTTCATGCGGTTCGGCTGGCAGCTGCTGATCCCCACGGCGCTGGCGTGGGTCCTCGTCGCCGGGGCGGTGCAGGCCTGGGCGCTCGCCGGGCACTCGACGACGGTGCTGGCCCCGGTGGTCTCGCTGCTCTTCACGCTCGCCGTGCTCGCCGTCCTGGTGGCGCGGCACCGTCGGCAGAAGGCGCCCGAGCCCGGCCCCGATCCGGAGACGTTCTCGCTGCCCTTCGATCCGATGGCCGGCGGCTTCCCGGTGCCGCCCATGCCGGGCCAGTACCTGTCCGAGCCCGCGCGGCGCGCCCTGCCGCGCGAGGCCGATGCGAAGGAGGCGTCCCATGGCTGA